The DNA sequence CTAATGTGGATCGGACCGATgtttccgcctctctctctctctctgtgtgtatgtgtcttgcgtgtgtgtgtgtgtgtgtgtgtgtgtgcatctcgTACGTGTTCGCGTGATCCTAAGGAGGATCCTTCCAAGAAAGGGAATGCGCAAGAAAAGAAAATCTGAAAAGGTGGATGAGAGAACCGCACTCCAGAGAGTAGAGTTGAATCACGAGAACAATTCTCAACGGTTGAGGGCCAGATGCCCAAGAAAACGcgccgcagtgccgctgACACGTGTGTGGGGNNNNNNNNNNNNNNNNNNNNNNNNNNNNNNNNNNNNNNNNNNNNNNNNNNNNNNNNNNNNNNNNNNNNNNNNNNNNNNNNNNNNNNNNNNNNNNNNNNNNNNNNNNNNNNNNNNNNNNNNNNNNNNNNNNNNNNNNNNNNNNNNNNNNNNNNNNNNNNNNNNNNNNNNNNNNNNNNNNNNNNNNNNNNNNNNNNNNNNNNNNNNNNNNNNNNNNNNNNNNNNNNNNNNNNNNNNNNNNNNNNNNNNNNNNNNNNNNNNNNNNNNNNNNNNNNNNNNNNNNNNNNNNNNNNNNNNNNNNNNNNNNNNNNNNNNNNNNNNNNNNNNNNNNNNNNNNNNNNNNNNNNNNNNNNNNNNNNNNNNNNNNNNNNNNNNNNNNNNNNNNNNNNNNNNNNNNNNNNNNNNNNNNNNNNNNNNNNNNNNNNNNNNNNNNNNNNNNNNNNNNNNNNNNNNNNNNNNNNNNNNNNNNNNNNNNNNNNNNNNNNNNNNNNNNNNNNNNNNNNNNNNNNNNNNNNNNNNNNNNNNNNNNNNNNNNNNNNNNNNNNNNNNNNNNNNNNNNNNNNNNNNNNNNNNNNNNNNNNNNNNNNNNNNNNNNNNNNNNNNNNNNNNNNNNNNNNNNNNNNNNNNNNNNNNNNNNNNNNNNNNNNNNNNNNNNNNNNNNNNNNNNNNNNNNNNNNNNNNNNNNNNNNNNNNNNNNNNNNNNNNNNNNNNNNNNNNNNNNNNNNNNNNNNNNNNNNNNNNNNNNNNNNNNNNNNNNNNNNNNNNNNNNNNNNNNNNNNNNcgctcttctcttcccctctctaGTCTGTGCACAGCATGAAAGAGTGCCGTCACCCACGCAGGTACTCCGAGCTTCCGTGCGTACGATGTGGGTGTGCGAGCCACACAAGCCCTAACCGGTATACACTGCTTTCCAGCTCACGGAGAGGTCTGCTGCggaccccctctcccacttcAGCATTGGAAAATCGCTCTctgagagaagggaaagcgaTGGGTGCGTGCACATCTTTCTCGCCTtcagccctcccccctctttctctcttgtcctcTCTCACTCCTTCTCACCTCTTGACAACTCCATCTCTGCgaccgcccccccccaaaaaaaaacccgTATTTCAAAGTTATCACTTTTTAATCTCGTTCGCCGCTGTCCTCTAgtagcacacacacacacacacgcacaggacACGCGCCGTTACCTCCCCCACCGCATTGACGGCCCACCATCGgcttctcctctttgtttGGTGCCTCCGCctgtcccctctccctctgagCTCGCACGCTCTCGTCCACCTCTTGCGACATCGTTAGGTGTAGACATGTATGGACGTGTACGGGTAGgtcgtatgtgtgtgtgtacgcgtaTTGTACTCAAAGCCTTCTCCGTGGATCATTTTtagcgccttcttcttgcctGTCCTCCATCCCTTTCATGTACATCACAGTCGGAGGGGTGAGGTCCCCTACCtctgtgttttctctctctcgctctgtatGAGGCAGTGAGGCAGTGAGGAAGGGTATTCAGGCCGTTCCGCTCTATCCCTCCCTTGCACTCTTTGCGGATCGGTAATTTTACCTATTTTCTgtgtgcctcctcgcgcacTCCAACCACCAGACCCATCGAATTCCACGACAGGAACTCGGCATCAAACACGCGCGATAGAGACCCAGGTGGAGCCGCAAGCGAGACGTGTGAGCCAACACATATATAAAGAGAGGTACGTGTGAAAGAGGCTGGGgaagcagtagcagcagcagcagcagcagcagcagtctaCACTGCTACGAGGTattgccctctctctttcgctctcgtTCCCCCGGCAACTCCGCCCTGCTCCCCGATGGAGTATTTTTGCAGCACAAACGCGGCGGAGCTCACGCCGTTGAAGACAGAGCTTGTCGACTTGGTGTCTTCGTGTCTGATGAAGGAACCTCCTTTTGAGGAAACAGTGCCCGGGCAGCCTCCACAAACCGCAGCACCTACCGCGCGCTCCACAACGGTGGGTGATGCAGCGGTAGGTGTGGCTCTGGCGCCACCCCCGAGGCGATCAAACGACAGTGCGTCGACAGTGGCACAGATGCGCGAGTTGGTTCACCTCATTTCTCGCCAAGACGGCGAGTTCGTGTTGAAGTTGGCCCTCTACGCTCGTCACGAGCTACACCTGCGTCGCTCGCCGAGCTTTCTCGCCGCGCTCTGTACCCGAGAGCCGAACTGCATTCCATTTCTGAAGCCGTACATGGAGAGAATTATCGTGCTACCGTCTGACTGGTTGGCGGTGGCTAACTTTGCGTACTTCTATGACTGCGACGCCGCTCACGACTACGCTGGGACGCTGATGTACCCAGCGAAGACAAAGCGCGATGCTCACACAAACAAGTCCGCTGCCCCAAATACTCATAAGCGCTCCTCGactgccatcgctgccgatcgtctgcagtgctgcagccccAACCGCTCCCCAAGCTCGACTGACAAGTGCAGTCCTGCACCTTCAGCTGTCGAGgcgtgcagcggcagtgaaAGCCTCCCAGGGACCAACCCGTTAGCGAGCAGGACAAGGACAAAAGCCAAGGGCGGCCACCACCAAGGCGCGGCGCCCCGCAGCCCGACCCACTCCTACATCcccgcggcgctgcgcagtgcCCTCGTGGGCACCTTCACGAAGTTCTCCATCTTTTCCATAGCTAAGTACGACAACGAAGCGGCAGAGCACCGCGCCAAGCGACGCCAGGTCAGGCGTGCTcaagcagccgcggcagcgtcgaACACCAGCGACTCAGATGGGTCGAGTGCTGCAGACAACCGGCTTGCCGCACCGTCACGCCGAGCCCGCCCACGGACGTTTACCTTTAAGCAGCTCATACGCATACTGCACATCACCGAGCCAGCGTACACTGTGTGCTGCCTCCTGGGCAAGCGCTATCCGACCAACGAGGATGACTTCCGACGCATGAAGCTACATCTCACTGATCCGACGTGGAAGccggcgtcgctgaagaCACGTGTCGCATCCTCGGCAAAAGGTGGGCACTCCTCGAAGGACACGGACGGCCGTGCTGTCATAAGCAATAGCGGCGATGTCCAGGAAGAGGATGAAAGTCACCAGGAAAAGGCGGAGTTACCGTTTTGCATCTTCGATGCTCGCCGCGCCGGACAGCGGATGCGTCTTCCCGTGCCAGAGACGTGGGAAACTCAGTTGTCCAAGGAGGGCAACACCGGCCGTGTCTGGGACGAGCTGATCTCCTCCAACGCCGTGCCGTACATGGCCCTTTTGCGCAACCTGCGAAACATCCTCACACGTCTCTGCTCCGCCAAGACTCACAAGCGCGTACTGGAAAGGCTAGTAGATGAGCAGCAAGTAGCCGCTAGTCAGCAGCTGCCCTATCGCTTCTACAGCGCTTATCTGGCTGTGCAGCAGATCGGCAAATCGCTGGCATTTCTCGATGCGCTGCGTACCATGCCGCGGGGGGAACGCCCCACAAAAGAGAACGCGGTTTTCGCGAGGAGCCGTGGTGGCCGCGGACGAAGCCGCGTCACCGTTGAATCGGAGTCTGCTGCCGGAGTCGTTAGCAAGGCAGTAGTAGAGGCAGCCAAGAGCTTTGAGCGCCCAATGGTGCCGCGACCGTATCTACGACGGTACGTGGCTCAGTACTGCGCTGCACTCGACTCCGCCATCAACACATCGGCACGGCTGAATGTGATTCCAGCGAAAGGGACGTCTATCGTTATTATCTGCGTCACATCCGCTTTGTTCGAGCCCATGTCCGCGATGGgtgcggccgctgccacaCCGACGTCGATCCAGCGCAAGGTGGATGTCACAGCATTACTAGTGGCCATGctcatgcgcagctgcgagcaGTGTGTCGTGCTAATCTACTGTTACGACGAGTACGTTGTATTTCGAGAGAACGACCTGGATGAGAAGACAATGTCGAAAGGGACATATGACGATGACGGtgacagccacagcagctggggcagtgaaagcagcagcagcaacacggATGAAGCCACTGCAGGCGAGGATGACCTCCACGCCACGTCGAACCCGCTCCAAAGGCCGAGCGCCACAGCCTCACAAGAAGCTGCACCAGGGCTGATGCGACTCGTTGACACTCTAACCGcacgctgctcctcgctACTGGAGCGGAAGCGGGAGGAAGTCGGGGCCGATTGCATCGCGACTTCCTTCGCCATGttcgcagctgcggcaggtgcGCAGTTTCCGTATGCATTCTTTGATGAAGTGATCGAGTGCAACATGCGAGTTGAGTCCTTGCTTGTATTCGACGAGGGGGTTCATCGCACCTATGCCAACATGAACCGCAACGCCCCTGCGTTTGGTGATCTCCCGACATATCTGTCACGGCTGCGGCGCACGTCCAGCCCCGACTTGGTGTACGTCGGTGTAAACTTGAAAGCCTCGAACCCCCCCACTGCGAAGAGGGTCTCCCAGATGCTAGGGACTGCGGTCGCTCCGGTTACAGCATCAGCTGCGAGTTCTCCAGTGCCGGGGAGCGGTGCCGCAGTGGCCTTGGAGAAAGAAGCGGTGAAGCTTCGTTTTAGCCACCACAACGATGTCCTTCTCACCGGATTTAGCGACTCCATATTGCGCCTCGTAGCGGTGCGGACAGGCGGCGGATCACTCACAACGATCGagcgagcagcagagacCTACCACGTgtcgctcctctcttcacgcgCAAGTCAAGCGACCTGGGCGGAGCGCTCTAAGGTGCTgaaggtgctggcggcgctaAGAGGGGGCCAGCAGTCGCACATCGGTGGCGGGGACGGCTCACCCGAAACGTCGCCCGCTCTGGGTCCGCTCAGCTTTAAGAGCTGTGTCGATCCCCTCACACAGtccggcaccaccacagctACTCACAGGCAAGGTTTCTCGTTCCCAAGCTCAAAGACTTCATTGGTGTCGCAAACAATGACCGTGCCTGCGGTGGTGCTACCCTCCTTCGACGCTGATGGAAAGGCAATCTCCGCAACTGGGTGGGACTGGAATCGTAGCTCACTTGGCAGTGATcggcggctgcagtggctgGCGAGTAGCACCGCTGGCCTGTCTACCATATCCTCGGCCTCCGCAGCGTCGTCGGCATACGATGCGGAGGCGCCAGCAAAGAGCCCCATAGCACTGCCAAGTATACGTCGACTACTCGCCAAGCCATCATTCGCTGAATCTGAAGTGACAGTGGCAATGGCCAGCGTCAGTGGCACGGATAGCAGCCCCGGCGCGGCGGTAGGCGCAGTGCGTCACCGGAATGCCAGTGATGCCCGAGAGAGCGAGCCAGCATGGCTGGGCGCTGAGGGCAAAAATGTGTTGCCTGTCTTTCACCCTCAGCCGGGCATTTCGATTGTAAAGCTCCTCTCCAGGTCGTCGAGCTCgcgcggcgatggcgccgcgaAGACGGCTGGCGTCGATGCAGCATCGGACTCTGGCTCTGCGCGCACCGATCGTTGCAATCAAAAGAGGGCCGGTGACGCACGGCTGCACGCGCAAGCTTCGCAGCGCCAACAGACAGAATCGACAGTctccgccactgcaggcgttgctgatgctgctgctacgaCGACCGTCACACAAGTCAAAGCGAGCGAAAGATCGGcaacgcggcggcgccggctggATCAGGCAAgccgaccgccgccgcctgccgcgTCAGAGGTAgttcgccgcctcctcactTCCTACCGTGTGTGCCGCTTCTTCATCTCTAGCACGTTTCTCGATATGAACAACGAGCGCAACGCTCTCACACTCGACATCTTTCcgcggctgcgacggtggGCTGCCGAGGCGGGGCTGAAGGTGACCTTGCTGGAGGTGGATCTGCGTTGGGGCATTCCTGCACTGGCGACAAGTCGAAacctctccacctccgtgTGCCTGAACGAGGTATCGCGGTGCAGCCCATTTTTCTTTGGCATGATCGGTGCGCGCTACGGCTCCTGCCCGCCGACGCCACTTCAGCTAGTAATCGACGAAGACGTGGATACAGAGGACTACGCCTGGATGCAGGAGCTGTCGGACCCACACGTCTCCGTGACGGAGCTTGAGATGCGCCATGCCGTGTACAACGCGAAGCGTCGCCTCGGCAACGACGAGGCCCCGTCATcggcgctcttcttcgctcgTGATtcgccgcacctcctctccacgTTTGGTCCAACGGAGTCTGCATGCCGCGCTGTCTATGAGGCCGACTCACccagcgctgccgaggcAATCGCACGCCTCAAGCAGCGGATCACAGAGAGCGGATGCAAACTTGTTTCTTACCAGGCTGAGTACATTGGCTCAGCCAAAGCACTCCTGCCAGGCGCAATTGGGTGTagcagcggaggcgcacCACTCCTCGCTGGAGGTGCCAACCGATCTACTacggtgcgcagcggcgcgcggGAGATGATGGAAGATGACCTCGGTCGGTGGGTGGTGCAAAGCCGCCACGGCTTTGGTGGCAACGCTGGACAAGCCGCTTTGTCTACAAGTGGAAGCTCCGGTGTCGGCAGTGGTGACGCGAGCAAGGCAGGTTCTCTCTGGTCGTTTGTCAAGGCCCGCATCACTGAGTCGGAGGAATCGAAGAGGTTGACGTCGATGGACGCACCGATTGATATGACGGACTTCTCTAACAAAGCGTTTCACGCGTTGCAAGAGGTCATCTGCCGCGTGTGCGGGGTGTGTCCAGCGCCGGACGAAGACGCGGCGGAAAACCAGCAACAACACGCTGACGGGCGTGCGGCAGATGCTCATGAGCCAGAGAAAAATGCAGGGACGCATGAGCGTGCGAGGATTGCAATACCGTTAACAGCAGCGACTAGTGAGGCAATAGCTACCGAGGTACCTGACATGTACGAGATACTTATAGTGGCCCAGAGCGAGTTTGCGCGCAAGCTGAGTAACTTGTATGCCGCTCCAGGTGGACTCTTGGAGCAGCTCTCGAACTTCGTGTTGAACGGCACCCTTGGCGTTGCGGACGACAGCGACACTCCGAGCGAGGCCCGCGCGGAGAGGCAGAAGGGTGTCGCAGCGCACGACACCAAACACCATGACTACGTGACGCTGTCCCCCTTATCCGAGGGCGCTTATGACAGTCGTCCAGTGCGAGGCTCCTCCTCGCTACCGCCGCCCCCGCAGCCCCTCGTCAtgcacgcagctgcgcgaggaggcggcacgAGCTCCATCCTACTCTTGGAAGGCTGCGACGGGGACGGGAAGTCgtcagcgctggcggcgttAACGGTGCTCGTTCTCGAGCCGATGCACAAGTCATCCGTTCCTGAAACAACTCTGCGCTTCCTATTTTACTCTACCCAGGCAGAGGACGACTCAGTGCGTGgcctgctcttcttcctggCTAAGTCTCTCCGGGTCTTCTTCCAGCTATACGGCGAAGTCTCGGTGCGTGACACGGACTCGGTCGATGAACTCCTCCTTGTGCTGGATCAGGTCTACGCCGCAATTCATCACCGCTTCGAGACATCCCGCAACGGCGCCGGCAGGGCTATCGCCGCACAAGGAGAACGGAGCTCGAATGGCGATCGGAGCGCCACTGGTCGAGCAACGGCAGGAGCGAGTCAGGTAGCTCTTGTTGTGATCCTGGACGGACTCGACAAGTCCTCCGAGGCTGCGGAGCTGGTCAGTCTTCTGGGAACAATTTTGCACCCGCTGGCCACGCAGCACATCCGCTTTGTGGTGTCAGCGTGCCCGCAGTCGTCGGTGGCCCGCGCACTGCGCATGCGTACCCCACCAATCCGCGTACTTACAGTGCCCACTTTGAGTGAGGGCGAACGCGCCGAGCTGGTACGGCTGCATCTAGCCAACTATGGCAAATTTTTGGAGGAGTCTTTTACGGCAGACGAGCTGAAGAATCTACTGCGCAAGAGCGACGCCGGCCGTCCCAGCTACCTTATCTCTGCGATCACGCACCTTCGCCTTTTCAGCACCTTCGACACGCTTCGCGAGGACATCCGCTCACTCCCGGCGTCGCGCGCCACCCTACACAAGCAGCTCTTCCACCACCTGCAGTCCCGCTTCGATCCCACCACGTGCCGCGTCGTGCTCAGCATTCTGCTACTGCGTCAGCCCGCTGGCGGTGTCTTGGAGTTCAACCTTTACCGCCTCGTGTCGGATGTCGCCACGGCATCGCGGCTGGTGACGCTACTGCGCGGCATTTGCCTTGACCCCCATCACGTACGGTTGTTCATCAAGTCGTCCACCTTCGTCGACGCCATCGCACGCACGTTTTTCCGCTTTGCCTCCGATTACCAGAGCGCGCAGGAACGCGTCCtcctggcggagctgcgctaCCAGCCCATCGACGTCTCCctcgaggagcaggaggtgaaAATTGGCCTGCGCCAGGTCACGGAGTCGATCCACCGCAGCTCGGCTGACCCACTCACGCCGCGCACATTTGTGCCGGAGCGTTACGCGCCTCGGGAACTGCTCGGGATGCTGCAAGGGTCAGTGCAGGCGTGCCGGCTTGACGTGACGACCGCATTGGTGTGCCACCTGCCGTTTCTAGAATGCCTACTCGTGAACCGCCGCATGCTATCACAACTACTCGGGCTGCTCTCTTCCGTCGTCAGTGCAACGACGTCCGCGTCGTCCTTAGTGCTTGACACATCGGCTGTTACGGGGGTAACACAGTCAGAGGATGAGGAAAGCACAGAGGACAGCTGTAACGCCCGCCCGCTCGCAAGCTACAGTGCTCTGGCGCTTCGGTGGCGACAATACCGAAGTGAGGTTCGGCGTCTCGGTGGCGTGCTGGACATTTTGCAGCGGAACTACCACGTGCTGTTACGTCaacctgcgctgctgcgtcagtgCGTGTGGAACACGGTCGGGCCGGCAATGTGCATCAGCACCTACGATGCGACCTCGACCGCGTGCCTGCAGGCAGCGTTGCAGGCAATGACAGCCAGTAGCGACACCACCTCGAACAATGTGCATGCGCGCCTGCAAGGTGAACTTCAGCGACCCCAAGGTACCTCGGCACCcatctctgctgcgccgtctctTAACATGCCCATCTCCATGCTCTCCACAATGTGGGTTCACTGGCTGAATGCACGACAGCACGGCGGTGAGGATCGCGTGATGCTCACCACTGCTTCCCCGAAGCCGATACGGTGCATGGCGATGAGCCCGGATGGGATGGAGGTGGCTCTTGGCGATGATGAAGGCGTTCTGCGCCGCGTATCAGCGAACGAGGacgagcaacagcagctgcaccgctcACAACTGGCACTGACAGAGACCGACAGCGTAGGCGGAGCAGGCGGCGTG is a window from the Leishmania panamensis strain MHOM/PA/94/PSC-1 chromosome 26 sequence genome containing:
- a CDS encoding hypothetical protein (TriTrypDB/GeneDB-style sysID: LpmP.26.1090), whose amino-acid sequence is MEYFCSTNAAELTPLKTELVDLVSSCLMKEPPFEETVPGQPPQTAAPTARSTTVGDAAVGVALAPPPRRSNDSASTVAQMRELVHLISRQDGEFVLKLALYARHELHLRRSPSFLAALCTREPNCIPFLKPYMERIIVLPSDWLAVANFAYFYDCDAAHDYAGTLMYPAKTKRDAHTNKSAAPNTHKRSSTAIAADRLQCCSPNRSPSSTDKCSPAPSAVEACSGSESLPGTNPLASRTRTKAKGGHHQGAAPRSPTHSYIPAALRSALVGTFTKFSIFSIAKYDNEAAEHRAKRRQVRRAQAAAAASNTSDSDGSSAADNRLAAPSRRARPRTFTFKQLIRILHITEPAYTVCCLLGKRYPTNEDDFRRMKLHLTDPTWKPASLKTRVASSAKGGHSSKDTDGRAVISNSGDVQEEDESHQEKAELPFCIFDARRAGQRMRLPVPETWETQLSKEGNTGRVWDELISSNAVPYMALLRNLRNILTRLCSAKTHKRVLERLVDEQQVAASQQLPYRFYSAYLAVQQIGKSLAFLDALRTMPRGERPTKENAVFARSRGGRGRSRVTVESESAAGVVSKAVVEAAKSFERPMVPRPYLRRYVAQYCAALDSAINTSARLNVIPAKGTSIVIICVTSALFEPMSAMGAAAATPTSIQRKVDVTALLVAMLMRSCEQCVVLIYCYDEYVVFRENDLDEKTMSKGTYDDDGDSHSSWGSESSSSNTDEATAGEDDLHATSNPLQRPSATASQEAAPGLMRLVDTLTARCSSLLERKREEVGADCIATSFAMFAAAAGAQFPYAFFDEVIECNMRVESLLVFDEGVHRTYANMNRNAPAFGDLPTYLSRLRRTSSPDLVYVGVNLKASNPPTAKRVSQMLGTAVAPVTASAASSPVPGSGAAVALEKEAVKLRFSHHNDVLLTGFSDSILRLVAVRTGGGSLTTIERAAETYHVSLLSSRASQATWAERSKVLKVLAALRGGQQSHIGGGDGSPETSPALGPLSFKSCVDPLTQSGTTTATHRQGFSFPSSKTSLVSQTMTVPAVVLPSFDADGKAISATGWDWNRSSLGSDRRLQWLASSTAGLSTISSASAASSAYDAEAPAKSPIALPSIRRLLAKPSFAESEVTVAMASVSGTDSSPGAAVGAVRHRNASDARESEPAWLGAEGKNVLPVFHPQPGISIVKLLSRSSSSRGDGAAKTAGVDAASDSGSARTDRCNQKRAGDARLHAQASQRQQTESTVSATAGVADAAATTTVTQVKASERSATRRRRLDQASRPPPPAASEVVRRLLTSYRVCRFFISSTFLDMNNERNALTLDIFPRLRRWAAEAGLKVTLLEVDLRWGIPALATSRNLSTSVCLNEVSRCSPFFFGMIGARYGSCPPTPLQLVIDEDVDTEDYAWMQELSDPHVSVTELEMRHAVYNAKRRLGNDEAPSSALFFARDSPHLLSTFGPTESACRAVYEADSPSAAEAIARLKQRITESGCKLVSYQAEYIGSAKALLPGAIGCSSGGAPLLAGGANRSTTVRSGAREMMEDDLGRWVVQSRHGFGGNAGQAALSTSGSSGVGSGDASKAGSLWSFVKARITESEESKRLTSMDAPIDMTDFSNKAFHALQEVICRVCGVCPAPDEDAAENQQQHADGRAADAHEPEKNAGTHERARIAIPLTAATSEAIATEVPDMYEILIVAQSEFARKLSNLYAAPGGLLEQLSNFVLNGTLGVADDSDTPSEARAERQKGVAAHDTKHHDYVTLSPLSEGAYDSRPVRGSSSLPPPPQPLVMHAAARGGGTSSILLLEGCDGDGKSSALAALTVLVLEPMHKSSVPETTLRFLFYSTQAEDDSVRGLLFFLAKSLRVFFQLYGEVSVRDTDSVDELLLVLDQVYAAIHHRFETSRNGAGRAIAAQGERSSNGDRSATGRATAGASQVALVVILDGLDKSSEAAELVSLLGTILHPLATQHIRFVVSACPQSSVARALRMRTPPIRVLTVPTLSEGERAELVRLHLANYGKFLEESFTADELKNLLRKSDAGRPSYLISAITHLRLFSTFDTLREDIRSLPASRATLHKQLFHHLQSRFDPTTCRVVLSILLLRQPAGGVLEFNLYRLVSDVATASRLVTLLRGICLDPHHVRLFIKSSTFVDAIARTFFRFASDYQSAQERVLLAELRYQPIDVSLEEQEVKIGLRQVTESIHRSSADPLTPRTFVPERYAPRELLGMLQGSVQACRLDVTTALVCHLPFLECLLVNRRMLSQLLGLLSSVVSATTSASSLVLDTSAVTGVTQSEDEESTEDSCNARPLASYSALALRWRQYRSEVRRLGGVLDILQRNYHVLLRQPALLRQCVWNTVGPAMCISTYDATSTACLQAALQAMTASSDTTSNNVHARLQGELQRPQGTSAPISAAPSLNMPISMLSTMWVHWLNARQHGGEDRVMLTTASPKPIRCMAMSPDGMEVALGDDEGVLRRVSANEDEQQQLHRSQLALTETDSVGGAGGVRRRRVASALRHESAVTAVLYVAPCSAGGSTAGTKCTGVPANLSASTGTAQLLVSGCARGLLYVWSLEDNSLLQRGTGHLRAVSGLVCHPLEPAVLCSCSHDSFVMLWGVGSAGAASRLCSEIQAALVLRMPKHPAGSAERIQQERLQQRARGNVNDQPRVRGGGTASAAVRHRTHALTDGTGGKQTPFQASLTPFHTERQHHTPVEAVAFHRSGDIFASGSWDGVLVLHNTRELCTPSPLITPEMKVSFDSPKPTRVTSRRSRHAELVWRTRHGPERRQVTFHSTRLALDSSVRALSFSNSLAVTCVVGCHNGTVVVVDHASAAVVARWASLHAAPVTRLTASLDGRCVASADEHGVVRLTYIGITGSVFATFSGHHGAVTGLCFRPPRTGQDEDVAGGTDPLQAPPAVLLTAGEDSTLQAWRVDSSGSRGFGTKTAMSRRHLITAHCTAITAVASSCNGQLIVTGSADGTAVVFRVPEEDDDDDVTCGGPGGAAASRDCASCTATLDPSKASGKRMSQASATVAGNAQTTRPLKPAFTLKHDHGRVTCIRLALHDTRIVVGVVFGLVYVWSSSPGLNLVEGRLLLRIRVPEHGLYPVISLGVMERSCAVAVVGDRGQGVAGTDRTAQQARGAETALTLANLLQTACRHTRASATAATVLMTPPTEKEDESSALVTAVCANGDVAVFKLLGDAVSLVMAADKARRRQRQLCHQRRTSYSATSVPHGAFTRNGSFSCSSSAEALDCVTTEVGTVAALPASKSLGWVESGRAHGEVTPHAGSTATTANSTPHTEEANPAPTQVGWRQLRTPTTDCVAYDRSGAPLAASASLIPQEVPLIKASRRPRQMLDRRAQKLQHLLSRCRATEVELCKSYHLHLHRHRLRWAHAADAEEITSVVWLSSQSLKLPPSDNVADEVEGKQYRLALVVAQRQLFLLFGNGRESALSRCLTVRVPSHPSDGVPPLTSSTGIMPEDGTAVGAQEWGTSGYATSAQNDAVPLEAAESTAAEEFEVDLSHILCEDEYFTSASSAVEVAGVAPSTVTAEVIRWFAVAVTTSHGEVLLLRLQVPHVHGKHTDPLGVSTTPLTGAGARPSTTVMQHLCTYILPNTSITLCRRLSFTCSVADQAEEGDDVEASTSGAVLHRMTASPHATSIELCALPPALGASLDASATSLPWGAAATVVERVALLAGCTDGSTRVWLAAVPPPSPHSCCACSVDVKMAEAPKQPHITRANWTPIGCFFCTSSVCVVSGLLNGSGQRASGNGVSAPVPSLRWIVGDTLGNVYQLQLERDAPGGVAALLGNSRGMLKVAASGTRNGNSGDSEVSLTQFNADDVSAKPWVRSLQKSPAMMSHTSPASVVQAMLTSSASICADESFLAGVGMTTDEAVSTLAWPGWASHSPEDWIAPVDISSSLPTLLRRAAPSTGMRANAASEWQNTDGKLRAATRSPSAGAADGTLRIGDESPQLSTAAPLHSTRANLPPVQCFCLPDLPQVQRVSTTVFPNTTNSTAECATERGSGGPAHLTLLNGISLSSPPAALPSFATGPRPNYGVLEHQGASNDGRALSVEQTFSMPLTSLLTDYRRQGAGADSGTSEASSCKAAAVKLSRRGETNATVHFEVSTAPPVVSPAPSLNQSLPQDDRQQHCSNDDDEEDYFAVLYETKPPMSQLPYADRPEASRAWLLHQQEVLKEAMRVQQYNKLARRALEAYQLRMATAAGL